The Toxoplasma gondii ME49 chromosome XII, whole genome shotgun sequence genome includes a region encoding these proteins:
- a CDS encoding flavodoxin domain-containing protein (encoded by transcript TGME49_249320) — protein MAARRRGRRTGKRDSAHASGVEAGQVPAEEMFQDQKEEENANKPGESNLLPSPRDTYVSLVSSGSPSPSSSSSPPLFSSSSPSSASLPAPALSSPSPLSFFSPSSSSVSCSAPLYVAFASQTGTAAEAARDLGRELLLLWKDKAGHKTSSSSTSSSSFPPPAVVRVDDLLLLLPALRRCSASTAPSPVEANPLSSAAFVQREEAVVVFVVSTTGYGEMPENAQKFWRLLLKASLPSDFLSSLKFAVFGLGDRLYKQFNFAARKLQMRLKQLGAQEVYRIGLGDDQHDFGYEGEFDPWLSGLLPSLVSLYSPSSSLSVSSSSSFSSLSEAKQLPPSLYSVRVLPDKDETDENRDVREEKQEENMTKREEERQKREEEREGVLLASPLMKEIYEKGICEERGEHGPQRGSDIFGRVVSNKRLTPVSHFQKIHLLQLAVPRRSMRAALALSRGQALQEKEESASDDEVEETLFTPGSVCSISPLLPPRLTLAFLDALNLPVHARLQLRRGDAPAVLTGEEHREETGENTAEEAQENQKRHEQQTDVVVKALDLFTQVVDVSGRPSRFLLKLLATWIPHPLLKEKLLFLSSRSLEAKDEFCAYCRDERRTIAEVCWDFCCNADRSSPENGSDSSSSSASSSSSSSSASGSSASSSLSSPPLSDIVSALPLIQRRKYSIANCVFLPRSEESKRRRGETEREKRQNETRETENLVSCAGDASRAQNAKGVRWLMASPFLLRMHAPGLFLWLSAESRARFMDTLVSAEESREESSQDDVVVDICFSVVESETVSLRRCLGICSSFLAELPVGSLLPFSIEASKLPASFFDLKTRLILISPGTGVAPVRSLIQQRHAAWLSESAGKRVDANTRAAVSSFSGEKAGRRKDGDATHSERDLLFLGFRHERADFLFAEEWKTFLPWLDVRVAFSRDGVYRHLGAEPEGAAGSTARRIRDKTKIYVQDLLEEARDQVASLLIESDAAVLICGRAHPMPSQVEETLVEILETSRGFSTDAARRFLADKKRRKRYVCDTWG, from the exons ATGGCTgctcgacgaagaggccGCCGCACAGGGAAGCGCGACTCCGCGCATGCCTCTGGAGTCGAAGCCGGGCAAGTCCCCGCGGAGGAAATGTTTCAAGatcaaaaagaagaagaaaacgcgaacaAGCCAGGCGAGTCAAATCTCTTGCCTTCCCCTCGTGACACTtatgtttctctcgtctcttccggctctccgtctccttcctcttcgtcttcccctcctctgttctcgtcctcgtctccttcctctgcctctcttccagctcctgctctttcttctccttctcctctctcttttttctctccttcctcttcttctgtttcttgctCGGCTCCTCTCTACGTAGCATTTGCAAGCCAGACAGGCACtgcggcagaggcggcgcgcgACCTCGGACGAgagctccttcttctgtggaAAGACAAGGCCGGACACAAgacgtcttcgtcttctacttcgtcttcttctttccctccgcCTGCAGTCGTCAGAGTCGACgacctgcttcttcttctccccgcgCTTCGCCGCTGCTCGGCCTCCACGGCGCCGTCCCCAGTGGAGGCGAATCCCCTGAGTTCCGCTGCATTtgtccagagagaagaagccgtaGTGGTGTTCGTCGTCTCGACGACAG GCTACGGCGAAATGCCAGAGAATGCGCAGAAATTCTGGCGGCTTTTGCTGAAGGCGTCGCTCCCGTCTGACTTCCTCTCCAGTCTAAA GTTTGCCGTCTTCGGCCTGGGCGACCGTCTGTACAAACAGTTCAACTTTGCAGCTCGCAAGCTGCAGATGCGTCTGAAGCAACTGGGTGCTCAGGAAGTGTACAG AATTGGTTTAGGAGATGACCAACACGACTTCGGGTACGAGGGCGAATTCGATCCCTGGTTATCgggtcttctcccttcccttgtctctctctactccccgtcttcctctctctccgtttcttcttcctcttccttttcttctctctctgaagcCAAGCAGCTCCCGCCGTCTCTCTACAGTGTCCGCGTGCTTCCcgacaaagacgaaacggacgagaacagagacgtgagagaggagaagcaagaagaaaacatgacgaagagagaagaagagagacagaaaagagaagaagagagagaaggcgttcTTCTTGCATCTCCGCTGATGAAAGAAATCTACGAAAAAGGCATTTGTGAGGAACGCGGAGAACATGGCCCGCAGCGTGGCTCAGACATCTTCGGCCGTGTCGTTTCCAACAAACGACTGACGCCAGTTTCGCACTTCCAGAAAATCCATCTTCTTCAG CTCGCGGTCCCGCGTCGCAGCATGCGTGCGGCGCTTGCCTTGTCTCGTGGGCAAGCCttgcaagagaaagaagagagcgcgtCGGACGATGAGGTTGAAGAGACGCTCTTTACTCCCGGCAGCGTTTGCTCGATTTCTCCGCTTCTACCGCCACGCCTCACGCTCGCGTTCCTGGATGCCCTGAATCTccccgtgcatgcgcgcttgCAGCTCCGCCGCGGCGACGCGCCTGCCGTCCTCACGGGAGAAGAACATCGTGAAGAGACGGGGGAAAacacagcagaagaagcgcaggaAAATCAGAAAAGACACGAACAACAGACAGACGTGGTTGTCAAGGCCCTGGACCTCTTCACGCAGGTCGTGGACGTGTCTGGAAGGCcgtctcggtttctcctcAAACTCCTCGCGACCTGGATTCCCCACCCTCTCTTGAAGGAAAAACTGCTCTTCCTTTCGTCCCGATCTCTT GAAGCGAAAGATGAATTCTGTGCCTACTGCCGAGACGAACGACGCACAATCGCCGAAGTCTGCTGGGACTTCTGCTGCAACGCCGACAGAAGCTCTCCTGAGAATGGTTCAgattcctcctcttcttctgcctcctcttcttcctcctcttcctctgcatctggttcttccgcttcatcttctttgtcttcacCGCCGCTGTCAGACATTGTCAGTGCTTTGCCGTTGATTCAGCGCCGGAAATACTCGATCGCAAATTGTGTGTTCCTTCCGCGTTCAGAGGAGTCCAAGCGacgtcgaggagagacggagagagagaagagacagaacgaaacaagagagacagagaacttAGTGTCTTGTGCGGGAGACGCGAGTCGAGCACAGAACGCGAAAGGCGTTCGCTGGCTTATGGCCTCGCCGTTCctgctgcgcatgcatgcgccgggTCTCTTCCTGTGGCTGAGCGCCGAGAGCCGCGCGCGGTTTATGGACACCCTGGTCTCGGCGGAGGAAAGCCGAGAGGAAAGCTCGCAGGACGACGTGGTGGTGGACAtttgcttctccgtcgtcgagtcggagactgtctctctgcgccgaTGCCTCGGCATTtgctcctcttttctcgccgaGTTGCCA gtcGGCTCGTTGTTGCCGTTTTCAATTGAGGCGTCGAAGTTGCCAGCGAGTTTCTTCGATTTGAAAACGCGCTTGATTCTCATTTCTCCAGGGACTGGCGTCGCGCCGGTTCGCTCGCTTATTCAGCAGCGCCACGCAGCCTGGCTGTCTGAATCGGCGGGGAAAAGAGTCGACGCGAACACGAGAGCGGCcgtctcgagtttctccggTGAAAAGGCAGGCCGCaggaaagacggagacgccaCACACAGCGAAAGGGACTTGTTGTTCCTCGGCTTCCGGCATGAACGCGCAGACTTCCTTTTCGCAGAAGAGTGGAAGACCTTCTTGCCCTGGCTCGACGTCCGGGTGGCTTTCTCGCGAGatggggtgtacagacacctcggCGCAGAGCCAGAAGGTGCAGCGGGCTCGACGGCTCGGCGCATCAGAGACAAAACGAAGATCTATGTGCAGGATCTTCTGGAAGAAGCTCGTGACCAG GTCGCTTCACTGCTAATCGAGTCGGACGCTGCCGTGCTGATCTGTGGTCGAGCGCATCCTATGCCAAGCCAGGTGGAGGAAACCCTCGTCGAAATTCTTGAGACTTCGAGAGGCTTCTCCACAGACGCTGCCCGGCGTTTTCTTGCcgacaaaaaacgcagaaaaagataCGTCTGTGATACTTGGGGATAG
- a CDS encoding hypothetical protein (encoded by transcript TGME49_249310) → MAPCESSSASLSSSSSSPSAGLPSDEGGRAPKPVSVARSSACGVSSSSPPAVAFTATAYSKMVMHAAKHTQDAVNGVLLGRLLPANAGERERDKADIQQPHTLLCVDAVPLFHSFILPPMMTCAFELVEELCDESTRECAPKADGEDRRRLAGAEKGRTRREGKAEREHSEGALQIIGYYHCNLVTPAVDAVPQPSTVAAMAATAVHAKYPQAILCMLHMRRLTAGSPKTEAVEARGTAAHAACVYRMQSERWQLLKEAEQVMLTDAANYVAQSVIRDATYMSLTDMDDHLYDPTLSPSNLSLLTGYEELLEKDREELRNAGVNISDEDVGLAGLSE, encoded by the exons ATGGCGCCCTGcgagtcttcttccgcttctctttcctcttcttcctcctctccgtctgccgGTTTGCCTTCTGACGAAGGGGGGCGCGCACCGAAGCCTGTTTCTGTCGCTCGTTCCTCTGCATGTGGCGTCTCGAGCTCCTCGCCACCTGCCGTCGCCTTCACTGCGACGGCGTATTCAAAGATGGTCATGCATGCGGCTAAGCACACGCAAGACGCAGTGAACGGCGTGCTCCTCGGTCGACTGCTTCCTGCGAACGCAGGCGAAAGGGAACGAGACAAAGCGGATATTCAACAGCCTCACACCCTTCTGTGCGTCGAcgccgttcctctcttccactCGTTCATTCTGCCACCGATGATGACCTGTGCCTTCGAGCTG GTTGAGGAGCTGTGCGACGAGAGCACTCGTGAGTGTGCGCCCAAGGCAGACGGCGAGGACCGGCGGCGACTCGCAGGAGCGGAAAAGGGGAGAACGCGACGAGAGGGCAAGGCCGAACGAGAACACAGTGAAGGAGCTCTGCAAATCATTGGCTACTACCACTGCAACCTCGTGACGCCTGCCGTCGACGCTGTTCCCCAGCCTTCCACTGTGGCTGCGATGGCGGCGACAGCTGTCCATGCAAAGTATCCCCAGGCCATTCTGTGCATG CTTCACATGCGACGCCTGACGGCCGGCAGTCCAAAGACAGAAGCggtggaggcgagaggaacagcggcgcatgcagcctgT GTGtatcgcatgcagagcgagaggTGGCAGCTCCTCAAAGAGGCCGAGCAAGTGATGCTGACAGACGCTGCGAACTACGTCGCTCAAAGCGTCATTCGAGATGCAAC ATACATGAGTTTGACAGACATGGACGACCACCTCTACGATCCGACCCTCAGCCCGTCCAACCTGTCCCTCCTCACAGGATACGAGGAACTG ttggagaaggacagagaagagctgcGGAATGCGGGCGTCAACATCAGCGACGAAGATGTCGGGCTCGCGGGACTTTCTGAGTGA
- a CDS encoding hypothetical protein (encoded by transcript TGME49_249340~Predicted trans-membrane domain (TMHMM2.0):122-145), whose protein sequence is MAVCRQGKANLCVVPTWRGWEGELVTAAAMHRHSAARRCSRSPACCAPTTHFTSSLGWNEPSSAFLFPSSVSLRKSRRTPVADLPHPAARSGSSCERSLRTDSPQKSISRGGTKRLFARFNSGFGSVASLVFVTVACLSVLSVPATAAETSEPSDRRCAAFSHLTIPFFFLDKEVTYDLSPLVTGAPPTGWVCKATHADATRGSSQVFASIVATIFGGGLESARSRDKDLTRRADPHYELADGSAVFYAFNPCRVLSQDCTQRHEELRPSPRSRRGRLFKFKGPVTEGNCLENLLPDPLPVTPWRAELRKLQDQEWLHTFDKPASGHSGVPTPEGTVKDPEDARWDPIDVLDPQAGLQANFRFYEPACPAQVVRVNVRIECNLDQRPDMSDADAPFSLCQQLDLCHFEMRMAAKAGCPSGSTNMSRPLPFLFDFDKRANAVPTGDTGTASTVPAKPAQSPEATTLGEKTGVYGQKREAASASSASPEGETRQTKAVPAISVAATQDVLDAARTLNNEFLLQEMRSLASAGFLDASLKQKLAAAPRQELAPAKTPDRQTSVPGHTTSRMTFFSSSSSFASLASSVPQRLRSLLARPVIGGSSGGQNDRPAPFPLLLRVSLCAVIIFVAYWGIRDWITREFAVRGTLENGVTRKSEPSNAGGSLPSLPTEPSPSRVFWAAEKHLPECTGSAEVSAHSAPFGLHTGFCHFVASGIGVARGGYGSCRESDTVPSFSGTPSASQASLPSFAGVPAGTETHSPALSNSVGKGAGGARVAACVVEFTELEMEETRRKEQHKPLVVPLSPSRTLHPGGETGGAETPFSCAADPASHSWEEDWYQHSDARPRSFAAPSVVTLSVENEGSGRTTTAGLSSDSHPDTRLGSSAVPGPSSFFVEEEDAFTEQTSPWSEQILDPSEGDLHAVELGATGRWAERGDSANPL, encoded by the exons ATGGCGGTGTGTCGACAAGGGAAAGCGAatctctgcgtcgtcccGACGTGGCGCGGTTGGGAGGGCGAACTGGTTACAGCCGCCGccatgcacagacacagcGCCGCTAGGCGATGTTCACGCTCTCCAGCCTGTTGCGCGCCCACCACTCATTTCACGAGCTCTCTTGGTTGGAATGAgccttcttccgcttttctgtttccctcctctgtctctctgcgtaaGTCTCGTAGGACTCCAGTGGCCGACCTCCCGCACCCTGCAGCGCGGTCGGGCAGCAGTTGCGAACGTTCCTTAAGAACGGATTCTCCACAGAAATCGATTTCTCGCGGTGGTACGAAGAGGCTGTTTGCGCGTTTCAACTCGGGATTTGGATCCGTCGCATCCCTAGTCTTTGTCACGGTAGCCTGCTTGTCCGTTCTCTCGGTTCCAGCGACGGCCGCTGAGACCAGCGAGCCGTCAGATCGGCGGTGCGCGGCGTTCTCGCACCTCACGattccgtttttttttctggacAAAGAAGTCACTTACGACTTGTCGCCGCTTGTCACGGGTGCCCCGCCGACCGGCTGGGTCTGCAAGGCCACACACGCGGACGCCACGCGGGGCAGCTCTCAGGTTTTTGCGAGCATCGTCGCGACGATCTTTGGGGGGGGTTTAGAGTCGGCTAGATCGCGAGACAAAGACCTCACTCGCCGGGCAGATCCGCACTACGAACTGGCCGACGGGTCTGCGGTGTTCTACGCGTTCAACCCGTGTCGCGTGCTAAGTCAGGACTGCACACAGCGCCACGAGGAACTGCGACCGTCTCCACGCAGTCGGCGCGGGCGCCTTTTCAAATTCAAAGGGCCAGTGACGGAGGGGAACTGTTTGGAAAATCTCCTCCCAGACCCGCTGCCCGTGACGCCGTGGCGTGCAGAACTGCGGAAACTCCAAGACCAGGAGTGGCTGCACACTTTTGACAAACCAGCTAGCGGGCACTCGGGTGTACCGACACCTGAAGGCACGGTGAAGGATCCAGAAGATGCTCGCTGGGATCCCATAGATGTTTTGGATCCGCAGGCGGGACTTCAAGCGAATTTCCGCTTCTACGAACCGGCGTGTCCCGCGCAAGTTGTTCGCGTAAATGTCCGAATCGAGTGCAACCTCGACCAGCGTCCTGACATGTCTGACGCGGACGCTCCCTTTTCCCTCTGTCAACAACTGGATCTCTGCCACTTTGAAATGCGGATGGCCGCCAAGGCCGGATGCCCCTCCGGGTCGACGAACATGAGCCGGCcgctgccttttctcttcgacttCGACAAACGCGCGAACGCAGTTCCGACAGGGGACACCGGAACAGCCTCGACCGTTCCTGCGAAGCCGGCGCAGTCGCCCGAAGCCACCACCCTGGGAGAGAAGACTGGCGTTTATGGCCAGAAGCGCGAAGCCGCAAGcgcctcttcagcttccccagagggagaaacgcgccAAACGAAAGCTGTGCCAGCAATCTCCGTCGCCGCGACCCAGGACGTTCTCGACGCCGCCAGAACACTCAACAACGAATTCCTTCTCCAGGAAATGCGCTCTCTGGCCTCTGCAGGATTCCTCGATGCGTCCCTGAAGCAGAAACTCGCAGCAGCGCCGCGACAAGAACTCGCTCCCGCAAAAACTCCAGACAGACAAACGTCCGTCCCCGGACACACAACGTCGAGAATGACG ttcttctcgtcgtcttcgtccttcgcctccctcgcGTCTTCCGTCCCGCAGAGGCTGCGGTCGCTTCTTGCCCGCCCAGTCATTGGCGGGTCGTCAGGGGGGCAGAACGACAGGCCAGctcctttccctctcttgctGCGCGTCAGTTTATGCGCTGTCATCATTTTCGTGGCCTACTGGGGCATCCGAGACTGGATCACGCGCGAATTCGCCGTCAGAGGCACCCTTGAAAATGGTGTCACTCGTAAAAGCGAGCCCTCGAACGCCGGCGGAAGCCTCCCCAGTCTGCCGACTGAGCCGAGTCCGTCCAGAGTCTTTTGGGCTGCGGAGAAACACTTACCTGAATGTACGGGAAGCGCAGAAGTTTCCGCCCACAGCGCTCCCTTTGGACTCCACACAGGCTTTTGCCACTTTGTCGCCAGCGGCATCGGGGTCGCACGCGGAGGGTACGGGAGCTGTCGCGAAAGCGACACGgttccttcgttttcagGAACGCCTTCGGCATCCcaggcttctctcccttcctttgCTGGGGTTCCGGCTGGCACTGAGACGCACTCACCGGCACTGAGTAACTCAGTCGGAAAGGGTGCGGGAGGGGCGcgtgtcgctgcatgcgtcgtggAATTCACAGAACTCGAGAtggaggagacgaggcgaAAGGAGCAACACAAACCTCTCGTTGTTCCTCTTTCGCCGAGCCGGACGCTGCACCCCGGAGGGGAGACCGGTGGCGCGGAGACGCCCTTTTCTTGTGCAGCAGATCCTGCCTCCCACAGCTGGGAAGAAGACTGGTACCAGCATAGCGACGCTCGTCCGAGGTCTTTCGCCGCGCCTTCTGTGGTCACTCTCTCCgtggagaacgaaggaagcGGCAGAACGACGACAGCCGGTCTGTCTTCCGACAGCCACCCTGACACACGGCTCGGTAGCAGCGCCGTTCCTGGGCCatcttcgtttttcgtggaagaagaagacgcgttcACCGAGCAGACCAGTCCGTGGAGTGAACAGATTCTTGACCCGAGCGAGGGCGACTTGCATGCTGTCGAACTGGGCGCCACTGGAAGATGGGCAGAGCGGGGAGATTCAGCGAATCCCTTGTGA
- a CDS encoding hypothetical protein (encoded by transcript TGME49_249300~Predicted trans-membrane domain (TMHMM2.0):48-71:77-97), translating to MSSAADDELPRILFLHGMDGGPAGNKQRLLQRAVGRSNFLAPDLKSRKIVLLYTIAFGGFVTLILGCVVLFWIFTAHIHAILFTMAAVPVCFLAYYLTGRWLSSLILTTGVREASAAFHRYRPQVIVASSFGAVVAFHMDIPKMPLLLFTPAQEMYRRYLRIPDQMSLRNYPYTLIVHGSRDTVVSLQDSIRLVETSELGRCRLEVVDDDHRLRSLTQQEISAWIEEVFRRGRANVLLLAQQGDKSVDPSLYETRNLEAGDQQEEDEETTEATNTEHGDAASAFEGEVGKGDDVVRRSQMSTSTEADSLLA from the exons ATGAGCAGCGCGGCAGATGATGAACTACCTCGGATTCTTTTCCTTCACGG GATGGATGGAGGCCCTGCCGGTAACAAACAACGGCTTCTGCAACGCGCCGTGGGGAGAAGCAACTTCCTGGCGCCTGATCTGAAGAGCCGTAAAATCGTCCTGCTGTACACGATCGCCTTTGGTGGCTTCGTGACTCTGATTCTCGGTTGCGTCGT GCTCTTCTGGATATTCACTGCTCACATCCATGCTATCCTTTTCACCATGGCTGCG GTCCccgtctgctttctcgcgtATTACTTGACTGGTCGGTGGTTGTCATCACTTATACTGACCACAGGTGTTCGCGAGGCATCTGCGGCTTTCCACAGATACAGGCCACAAGTTATTGTAGCATCTTCATTTGGTGCGGTTGTAGCGTTCCACATGGATATTCCGAAGATGCCGCTG CTGCTGTTCACTCCGGCCCAAGAAATGTACAGGCGATACCTAAGGATACCGGATCAGATGTCTCTGCGCAACTATCCATATACGCTGATCGTGCATGGGAGTCGTGACACGGTTGTGTCACTTCAAGACTCAATTCGCCTCGTTGAGACATCAGAGCTCGGTCGGTGTAGACTCGAGGTGGTCG ATGACGACCACAGGTTGCGTTCTCTTACTCAGCAGGAGATAAG CGCCTGGATTGAGGAGGTTTTCAGACGAGGAAGGGCGAATGTGTTACTGCTGGCTCAACAGGGCGACAAGTCAGTAGATCCGTCACTGTATGAAACTCGCAACTTGGAAGCAGGGGATCagcaagaagaggacgaagaaacaacagaagCTACAAACACAGAACATGGAGACGCAGCGTCTGCTTTTGAGGGTGAGGTTGGAAAAGGTGACGACGTAGTCAGACGGTCACAAATGTCCACCTCAACAGAGGCTGATTCCCTTCTGGCTTAA
- a CDS encoding hypothetical protein (encoded by transcript TGME49_249325~Signal peptide predicted by SignalP 2.0 HMM (probability 0.514) with cleavage site probability 0.377 at residue 34): protein MGPEEGSSRVASSPPSFFSSSLLFPALLPRPSKASAPTSSSPPAHPFDALRPATREDLFAFLSSLSPAADEKHAVLSSLASFASSCSSCANRCNQRLDAYRSFLSSLDSSSPVSPSTSPRSPEAPLEGRRAAAIAEEVEEQVDAWRRRCLTACARELTSQLPSSP from the coding sequence ATGGGTCCTGAAGAAGGCTCTTCGCGAGTCGCGTCTTCCCCGccatctttcttctcttcttcgcttctttttcctgctcttctcccgcggCCTTCGAAGGCGTCCGCGCCgacctcttcgtctcctccggcCCATCCGTTTGACGCCCTTCGTCCAGCGACTCGAGAAGATCtctttgcgtttctttcttctctctctccagctgcagacgaaaaacacgctgtcctctcgtctctcgcttcatTCGCCTCTTCGTGCTCGAGCTGTGCAAACCGCTGCAACCAACGCCTCGACGCGTATCGaagcttcctctcttccctcgactcttcctctcctgtctctccgtcaaCTTCTCCCAGGAGTCCTGAAGCGCCTCTAGAGGGCCGCAGGGCAGCGGCGATTGcggaggaagtcgaggagcAAGTGGATGCGTGGCGACGGAGGTGtttgactgcatgcgcgcgggAGCTCACTTCTCaacttccttcgtctccctga
- a CDS encoding DNA repair protein rad10 subfamily protein (encoded by transcript TGME49_249330) — MLKMAETPSASLKRAARARGSTAREQVARVSESMNIPEKQNEPPAASTCGKRVATREEELKSQAAPEQQRSAKRPFPSFTPASCLPSPISSTLTSSSSSTLASSSSSSPSSTLASSSSSTLASSSSSTLASSSSSTLASSSSSSSGAEGRATLPPPFTHERAGSLLVISLRQKGNPLLKFITAVPHTFAYIAPDFLVGPSACVLFLSLRYHQLFPSYLSKRIEDLADGRYTHKFLLLHVDLEVPDAALAQVTLLAFHHCFSLLLGTCLQECAGVLQLLKAYEKKPADTLLAKLDAKHCNRVLETLTAISPLNKTDVLTLASAFGNVKNILLASRQALERCPGIGEKKARRILKVVRQPFFSPLSSASASAHFATSASSSPPSSSDSSLSSAPALPPPLSSPLCIRDDAS; from the exons atgcTGAAAATGGCGGAGACGCCCTCTGCAAGTCtgaagagagcagcgagagcaAGAGGCTCGACAGCGAGGGAGCAAGTAGCTCGGGTGTCTGAGTCGATGAACATACCCGAGAAACAGAACGAACCTCCCGCGGCCAGCACATGCGGAAAACGCGTTGCcaccagagaagaagaactcaAAAGTCAGGCTGCACCTGAGCAGCAGCGCTCCGCCAAGcgcccttttccttcttttaCTCCTGCTTCTTGTTTGCCTTCCCCCATCTCCTCTACtctcacttcttcttcctcttctactctcgcttcttcctcttcctcttctccctcttctactctcgcttcctcctcctcttcgactctcgcttcctcctcctcttcgactctcgcttcctcctcctcttcgactctcgcttcttcttcctcttcttcttcaggagCGGAGGGGAGGGCAACCCTCCCGCCGCCTTTTACTCACGAGCGCGCTGGTTCTTTGCTGGTCATTTCTCTTCGTCAAAAAGGAAATCCGCTCTTAAA ATTCATCACTGCCGTCCCCCACACCTTCGCCTACATTGCTCCGGACTTCCTAGTCGgtccctctgcatgcgttctgtttctctcgcttcgctaCCACCAGCTGTTCCCGTCGTACCTCTCGAAGCGAATCGAGGACCTCGCCGACGGACGCTACACACAcaagtttcttcttctccacgtcGACCTCGAGGTGCCGGACGCCGCTCTCg CGCAAGTCACTCTGCTGGCTTTTCACCACTGCTTCTCCTTGTTGCTCGGGACCTGCCTGCAAGAGTGCGCCGGCGTTCTCCAGCTTTTGAAGGCTTACGAAAAAAAACCTGCCGACACTCTTCTCGCGAAACTCGATGCCAAGCACTGCAACCGCGTCTTGG AAACTCTGACGGCAATTTCTCCCTTGAATAAAACCGACGTCCTCACGCTCGCTAGCGCCTTCGGAAATGTGAAGAATattcttctcgcgtcgcgACAAGCACTGGAGCGCTGCCCTGGAatcggagagaagaaggctcgAAGGATTTTGAAGGTCGTTCGTCaacctttcttctcccctctctcctccgcttctgctTCAGCTCATTTCGCtacttctgcctcttcttctccgccttcttcctctgattcttctctctcgtctgccccggctctgcctcctccGCTGTCTTCTCCACTGTGCATTCGCGACGATGCCAGCTAG